A portion of the Edaphobacter lichenicola genome contains these proteins:
- a CDS encoding Fic family protein — protein sequence MSGYIHELKAWPNFDWDRKRLIEPLAIVRHEQGRLLGRMENLGFRLQQEALLMTLTEDVLKSSEIEGEKLNEELVRSSIARRLGMDIGGLQTVDRNIEGVVEMMLDATRQYDEPLTGERLFGWHASLFPTGRSGMKKIAVGNWRNDAEGPMQVVSGPVGRQHVHFEAPVAKLLNHEMQTFLDWFNEANEKDWVVKASLAHLWFVTIHPFDDGNGRIARAIADMSLARSERSSRRFYSMSAQIQQERRAYYDHLEQAQRGTMDITNWMAWFLDCLGHAINGAQTTLATVLVKARFWESIAAVSLNERQRLVLNRLLDGFEGKLTTSKWAKLAKCSQDTATRDILDLVHQGVLKRNAEGGRSTSYSITLQPYIR from the coding sequence TTGAGTGGGTACATCCATGAGCTCAAGGCCTGGCCCAACTTCGATTGGGATCGCAAACGCCTGATTGAACCACTAGCTATCGTACGCCATGAACAGGGGCGATTACTGGGCCGGATGGAAAATCTCGGCTTTCGGCTTCAGCAGGAGGCCCTCTTGATGACCCTCACGGAAGACGTTCTCAAGAGCAGTGAGATCGAGGGCGAAAAGCTCAACGAAGAACTGGTTCGGTCCTCCATCGCAAGACGACTGGGGATGGATATCGGCGGCCTCCAGACCGTCGATCGAAACATCGAGGGTGTGGTCGAGATGATGCTCGATGCGACGCGCCAATATGACGAGCCCCTGACTGGGGAGCGGCTCTTTGGATGGCATGCCTCGCTCTTCCCAACCGGCCGGAGCGGAATGAAGAAGATCGCTGTCGGCAATTGGCGTAACGATGCTGAAGGTCCCATGCAAGTAGTCTCAGGTCCGGTAGGCCGGCAACATGTTCACTTCGAGGCGCCGGTCGCCAAGCTGCTGAATCACGAGATGCAGACCTTTCTCGACTGGTTCAACGAAGCCAACGAAAAAGACTGGGTCGTGAAAGCCTCTCTGGCACATCTCTGGTTCGTAACAATTCATCCATTCGACGATGGCAATGGCCGCATCGCGCGCGCTATCGCAGATATGAGTCTTGCTCGGTCGGAACGAAGTTCACGGCGCTTCTACAGCATGTCGGCGCAGATCCAACAGGAACGACGCGCTTACTACGATCATCTTGAGCAGGCCCAGCGCGGCACGATGGACATCACGAATTGGATGGCATGGTTTCTCGACTGTCTGGGTCATGCCATTAACGGCGCGCAAACGACCCTCGCGACCGTACTTGTCAAAGCCCGCTTCTGGGAATCCATCGCCGCCGTTTCCCTCAATGAGCGCCAGAGGCTCGTCCTCAATCGCCTTCTGGACGGATTTGAGGGAAAACTCACGACGTCAAAGTGGGCGAAGCTGGCGAAGTGCTCACAGGATACGGCCACTCGCGATATCCTTGACCTCGTCCACCAAGGTGTCCTGAAGCGCAATGCCGAGGGTGGTAGAAGCACGAGCTATTCAATTACTCTCCAACCATACATCCGTTGA